TTATCTCCTTATCCCCTTTCTTACACTTTTGATATATAGCCTGAACGGTTACAATTTTATTATACTAAACATTTTATCTGCTGTCAAGTTATATTTGAATTTTTGTTACTGAAGTGCCATTAAACTGCTTCTTGCGGGTTGATAAGTTGGGTCTATGGAAAGCACCTTTTGAAAGGCAGAAATTGCCTCAACTCTATTTCCTGATTGTGAATAAGCCACACCCAAATTATAAATGGCGGCAATATTTTGTGGGGATAAGACAATTGCCTTTTGAAAACAAGCCACCGCCTCATTGTGCATTCCTTTAGAAATATAGGCACTGCCAAGATTTACAAGGATAAAATCACGCTCTGGGTCTAACTCAACCGCTTTTTTATATTCTGAAATTGCCTCATCAACCTTGCCGAGCTTTTGATAGACAAGCCCTAATCCATAATAACCTTTAGCATCTCTTTTATCAATCGCAATTATCTTATTAAATTGTGAAATAGCCTTCTGCGACTTGCCCAAATCATTATAAACCATACCCAAATTATAATAACTCATCAATCGTTTTGGGTCGGCAAAAAGGGCTTCTTGATATTCGGCAATCGCTTGTGGATATTTACCCATATCCTTGAAAAACCCGCCACGATTGTTATATGCGGTTGCATAATTAGAGATGTTACTTTCTACCCGCTCTTCTTTATATATCTTTTTGTCAAGTATGCCTCGATACCTGAATCGTAAATCTTCATCAATTGCACTTAACTGTTCTTTTAGAGGTGTCCCCTTTTTAAAGACTCGATGACAGATACTGGTTGGAACCAGGGTGTAATCCCTGGCAATGTCCTCATCATAAGGCAAATAAATAGCTCGATGTTGGTTCTTCTCGAAAATAGCATCAAACCGTGTCTTGATAATTTGTGCCGCCTCATTAGTTAATCTCTTGACTCTGTTCTGCGGCTTAAATTCAAAATTTAATTCTTTCTTAATCTGATTAGCATACCAATCAAGGTATAGCGAGTGCTGGTCAATAAGTGTAATATCTTTGCGGATATTTTCGACATAATGAAGATACCATAATGGAAAGGCAAAGGTATCACCTTTGATGTAAAGGATTGATTTTTCTTCTAGAGGAAATAAGATATTCATTCCATAATCATAAGAATAATAATTTTTGCGATGGTCTCCATAATAATGATTACAAGCCCAGGAAATAACCGGGATAAGGGAAATAAACAGGGTCAGACCTTGATTGTAGAATGCAGGTAATCTGCATTCTACAATCAAGGTCTGACCCCATTTTACCCCGTAGCCCATAAATATACTGAAAATAATATAAGCCGGGATATAATAATCTTCTATGTTGTGAATACCATATCGACTGGAATGAAGGATATCGGCGAGGATGATTAAGGTCAAGAAAATGAAGATTTTTAGCCTTTGTTTATATAAGAAAAACAATCCGATAAATCCAATCCAGATAAGATATGGAGTAAACTGCTGGATGAAAAATACAGGATGTTGGACAAATATCCGTTTAAGCAAGGTTGGAAGTGAGGTAGCGAAATAAGTGCCATATTCCTTAGCCGTGATGTGGTCCAGGAATCTTTCAAGATTATCCGGACAACCCCAGTTGATAATTGGATGAGCAGAGGCTCGAATAGGCAGATAGGCATATAAAATAATAATTGGCAGGAAAAACAAAATAGCCATTTTAAGTAGAGAGTTAAGACTTAAGAGTTTAGGGTTTGGACGCCAAATTATGATGATAAGAAATATCGCCGCAGGAACTAAAAATATCGTTTGGAGATGGTGGGTGAAAGATAGACCAAGGATGAAAGAGAATAGGTAGAGATAGTTTTGAGTTTTGAGTTTTGAGTTTTGAGTTTTTTCTCCGTGCTTCGTGCTCATTGCTTCAGCCCACTTTAGGATGATGAAAATCAGGAGTGTTGCAAACAAGGCATTTAGTGTATATTTTTCAGCAATGACTGCCTGTTGCCAGAATACCCGTGCAAAACAAAGCATCAATGCCGCAACTACAGCAGGTAAAATAGGTGAGAAGTGAGAAGTAAAAAGTAAGAACTTACCATCTTGTTTCCTACTTCCTACTTCCCATTTCCTACTTCCCACTTTTAATGTGATAAAATAGACCATCATTACCGCTAAACTCGCTGATGTAGCAGAAAATAAATTATAGCGATAGGCAATATTCCCAAGTGGGATAAAACTAAAAAGCTTACCTAATAAACAATATAGTGGATAACCAGGTGGGTGAGGAATACCAAGGACAAAAGAGGCACTGATCATATCACCAGAATCATGCAGGTCAATGCTCGGGGTTAAGGTATGAAGATAGACAAAAAAGGCAAAGAAAAAGACACCAATGCCTATCAAGTAGTCATAGAGCGTAAAAACTCCTGGTGTGATTTCTTCAGTCTCTGGCTTTATAAAATTTAAAAATTTATTCTGCTTAGCATGAATTGGTGTTTTTGTTTTCTTGTCTTTCTTTTTCTTTCCCATCTTAATTAGTATTATATCCCAAAAGTGTATTTTTGTCAAACTTTTTATCTCTACAATGGAGTTAAATTCTAATTGAAATTGGCTCTTCTATCAGTTTAACAGTGCTTTCTGTAAAGCGATAATAAATCTGTGGACTACTTCAGAATCAAATTTACTACTAAAGAAAAAAAGGAAGACTTTTTTCGTAGAGAAGAGATGATAACCTAACTATATGTGAATCATATAGTTACAGAATTTGGCTTATGCTCTGCTATAGTTTTTTTAAAAAAATTAAAAACTTTTAGTTGACACATTCAAGGCTATATGATAAAATAAAAATTTAAAGACTCACACCATAGTAAGCTTTAACAATAGAAGGTAAATATGGGTAGTCAATTATTCTATCTTTCTTTCCATCCTTGCAAAATAATCGTTTTGGATACAGTTCAATAAATTGCTTATTTGTTGTAAGAAAATAGTTAGTATGATTTTTGCTACTTTTAATTTTTAGAAGAGAGATAATATACCTGTAAAAAATAGATTAAGGAAGCGTAGTGAGAAGTAGAATGAGGGATTTTACTCTATGTGGGGAAGAAAGATAAGTGTTTAATAAGTGAATATGTCTAAATAAGAGACATTGTATCCTGTTATCCTGCTCAAGAAAAGATGAAAAGGTGCCGATAAATATATTAAGGAATAAATAAGATAATGAATAATAAGGGGTTCCCATTTAATATTGTGTGTGACAAATTAGATAGTTTTTTACCAGGAAGAGACCTTTCTGATATTGAGTCAGCTATTGAAAAAATCCGAAAAGAAAGAAATCTTCCAGTTTCTGTTTTTGCCTCTGAGGCTCTCCTAAATGGATTAGTCGAGCATAAGAGCCCATATCAACTCACGGAGGAAGCACATCAGTTAATAAGAGACTTCAAAGGGAAATTTACTCCTGAGTTCATTGAGAATCAGATTATGCATAGTCTAAGAGGGAAGTTCCCTCTTCTATATCACAAACTTCTTTCCAAAATGATGTCTACTTTTTGGACACTTATCGATGAAAAAGTTTTTATAAAAGAAACTATTGAGGAAAAAGCATCTGAGAAACTAATTAGACCTGCCACCTTCCTATTCCTCCTGGTCATTTACGGAGTGATAAAAGCAACTGAGGAGCGATTTATTGTTTGGGTAAAATAAGTCTGCCGTATCGACAAACCAGGATTGAAAAGAATAAAGGGAAAAATATGGAAGACCTAAATGAATGGAGTATTAGACTCCTTTTTTCAGTATTTAAAAATGGAATGAGTAATACAGTTAGTGCAGTTCTAGAAAAAATAGAATCAGCATTTAGATTAGATGAAAACGATGATAAAGATAAAATTTCAATGATAGAAAAAGAACCGGATAACTTTAAAAATGAACTATTGAATCGCCTAACGAGGTATAAAACAATAGCAATAAGATCTCCTATTCCAATTATTCCATTAGTGAAATATGCAACTGAGGTTATAGAAGAAGTAGAAAAGAAAGAAAGGATGGATGTGAGAGAATTTTTAAATTTTATGAGCGATAAGTGTGCCTCCTTAAGGCAAGATATGGAGACGAAAAGGAAGAACGCTATTGAATGGGCAGGAAGTCTGGTAGAAAGAGGAGTAGTATTTCTGAGTGGAGAAGAAAGTGATTTCCCAACGAAAATTATAGAAAAATCAAGAAAAAGTTGGCATAGCACACGAATTATATTTCCTATTCATCGAGAAGGAGAAGACTCTATTCCCTTTAAATTGAAAGGCGAGCGATATGAGGAAGAGTATGAACCAAAAAGAGAAATAGATTCTGATATAGACAGACTTAATGAAATTATTATCGCACCTATAGTTAAACATGTTATTACAGAGGCTTATATAGGGAGTAAAGAAGGAGGTGTACTCTGTATCTATGGTATGAAGAAGATAGCATCTATGATAAATGAAAGGGAAATTCCTTTCTATATTTTAGAGGATTCTTTTTCTAATGATTACCGTGAAGATATTTTAAAGAATATGGTTGAAGAATTTCCTGTAATGAGAAAATTTTGTGATTTTCTTCCTTCAGAATACATTACGGGAATAATTAATGAGAATGGCATTAAAACTCTGAGATTTTAAAAGAGAAACAAGAAAAACTCATTTACCCAGCTTATAAATTTTTCCTCTTCCCACCTGGTAAAATAATTAGTATAGATTTCTTCTCTCGTAATAATATTGTCCACCAATCAATTGTTTTAATTCTTCAGGTCTTGGTGAGTATTTCAAAGCATCTTCATAAGTAATTAATTTATTATCATAAAGTTCTTGTATCGACATATTCATTGTTTGCATCTTATGTTCTTTTCCTGTCTGCATACAAGTATAGATTTGTGGAAGTTTTTTGGGGTCTTCATCACGAATTAGACTTCGGACCGCTTCTGTAGCAGATAGAACTTCGCAGGCTAATATTCTTCCCGTGCCAGAGATATGAGGTAATAATTGCTGTGAAATTACAGCCTTTAGTACAAAGGATAATTGAGTCCTTACCTGCCTTTGCTCATTTTTAGGAAATACATCAATGATACGGTTGATTGACTGGACAGCATCCGAAGTATGTAGAGTAGAAAAGACTAAGTGTCCTGTCTCAGCTATATTCAG
This is a stretch of genomic DNA from bacterium. It encodes these proteins:
- a CDS encoding DUF2723 domain-containing protein → MGKKKKDKKTKTPIHAKQNKFLNFIKPETEEITPGVFTLYDYLIGIGVFFFAFFVYLHTLTPSIDLHDSGDMISASFVLGIPHPPGYPLYCLLGKLFSFIPLGNIAYRYNLFSATSASLAVMMVYFITLKVGSRKWEVGSRKQDGKFLLFTSHFSPILPAVVAALMLCFARVFWQQAVIAEKYTLNALFATLLIFIILKWAEAMSTKHGEKTQNSKLKTQNYLYLFSFILGLSFTHHLQTIFLVPAAIFLIIIIWRPNPKLLSLNSLLKMAILFFLPIIILYAYLPIRASAHPIINWGCPDNLERFLDHITAKEYGTYFATSLPTLLKRIFVQHPVFFIQQFTPYLIWIGFIGLFFLYKQRLKIFIFLTLIILADILHSSRYGIHNIEDYYIPAYIIFSIFMGYGVKWGQTLIVECRLPAFYNQGLTLFISLIPVISWACNHYYGDHRKNYYSYDYGMNILFPLEEKSILYIKGDTFAFPLWYLHYVENIRKDITLIDQHSLYLDWYANQIKKELNFEFKPQNRVKRLTNEAAQIIKTRFDAIFEKNQHRAIYLPYDEDIARDYTLVPTSICHRVFKKGTPLKEQLSAIDEDLRFRYRGILDKKIYKEERVESNISNYATAYNNRGGFFKDMGKYPQAIAEYQEALFADPKRLMSYYNLGMVYNDLGKSQKAISQFNKIIAIDKRDAKGYYGLGLVYQKLGKVDEAISEYKKAVELDPERDFILVNLGSAYISKGMHNEAVACFQKAIVLSPQNIAAIYNLGVAYSQSGNRVEAISAFQKVLSIDPTYQPARSSLMALQ